In Flammeovirgaceae bacterium, the sequence CGTTTACGGTGCCATAGCCGGTAACAACGCCATCACCCAGGTAGTGTTCCTTGTCCAGGCCAAAATCTTTGGCGCGGTGCATCACAAATTTGCCTAGCTCTTCGAAGGAGCCTTCATCCAGCAGCAAATGAATGCGCTCGCGGGCTGTTAACTTGCCCTTGGCATGTTGTTGTTCTATGCGCTTTTCACCGCCACCTAATAAGGCTTCGTTGTTCTTGCGGTCCAGCTCATCAAACTTCTGTTGCAGAATGGTATCGGGTGCTTTTCGCTTTGCCATGAAGAAGGGGATCAGCCCGAAATATAGTTAAAGGAAAGGAAGGTAGTAAATTGCCTTTTTTAAAGGCCATGACCAACCGTATTGCCATTATTGATCTGGGTACCAACACGTTTCACCTGCTGGTTGCGGAAAAAAAGAACGGAGTATTTTCCATTATTCATCGCGACAGGCGGGCGGTGAAGATTGGTAAAGGCGGCATTAATCAAAACCAGATTACCGATGAGGGGATGGCCCGCGCCCTGGAGACCATGCAATTGTTTAAAGATACCCTTGCAATGCACAATGTAGCCGTTGTTTATGCTTTCGGAACCAGCGCGTTGCGTCATGCCGTTAACCGGGATGAAGTACTAACTGCCATTAAATCTAAAACCAGCATTGAGGTTAAGGTGATTTCGGGTGAAGAAGAAGCGGAATACATTTATTACGGAGTGCGGTGGGCGCTGAACCCAGGCCATGAAAAAATGCTGATTATGGACATTGGCGGGGGCAGCGTGGAGTTTATTATTGCCAACGGCAACGAAATTTTCTGGAAGGTGAGCCTGGAAATAGGCGCCC encodes:
- a CDS encoding exopolyphosphatase, yielding MTNRIAIIDLGTNTFHLLVAEKKNGVFSIIHRDRRAVKIGKGGINQNQITDEGMARALETMQLFKDTLAMHNVAVVYAFGTSALRHAVNRDEVLTAIKSKTSIEVKVISGEEEAEYIYYGVRWALNPGHEKMLIMDIGGGSVEFIIANGNEIFWKVSLEIGAQRLLEKFQHHDPIAPEEIAALNDYFETQLPELKKALQLHRPFILAGSSGTFDTLSDIYCIQQNLLTQPDAPETPLTIEAFYKIYDELITKNRQQRLAIPGMLEMRVDMIVVACCLIRYVLQLHAFTGIRVSGYSMKEGVLARLGSR